The Campylobacter armoricus sequence TATCTTTCAAACAACTATATAAATCCTTTTATAAAAGGAGAAATTCCACAATTTTCTTTTGAAAAAAAATACCATTTTAAAAACGATAAAATCATTTGGCAGTTTTGGTACCAAGGTAAAAATCAAACTTCTTTAGCTATACAAAAATGTTTTAAATCTATACAAAAACATATGGGAAATGAATATACAATCATTATACTGGATAAAGATACTATAAAAAATTATCTTGATTTCCCATCATTTATTATAGAAAAATTAGAAAATAATTTTTTTGGAGAAAAAACCATAACTTTTTTTTCAGATCTTTTAAGGGTTAGCTTGCTTGCAACCTATGGTGGAATTTGGTGTGATGCAAATATTTTTTTGAGTGATAAAATTCCACAAGAATTATGTAAAAAAGATTTTTTCGCTTTTGAGAGATCAAAAATGAAACCGAGCAAAGAAAGATTAAATAAATTAGCAAAAAGTGGATATTTTTCTTATGGATATTTTAACTGGAATGATGATTTTAAGGTTAAAGTTTTAAGTAGCTTTCTAATAGCCAAAACAAATAATAATTTTATAAAAGCTTTACAAGATATATTAATATTTTATTGGAAAAATGAATCATCTAATATAAATCATTATTATTTTGCCCTGCATGTTATCTTTGAACTTTTAAAAGAACATGGCTTTGCAAATGATACTTATAAAAACATGAGTGATATAGAATGCCATTTATTGCAATTTAGCGCCAAAGAAAAATTTAATCCAACTCTTTGGGAAGAAATTCAAAAGCAAAGTTTTTTACACAAACTCACGCATTTTAAGTCTATAAAAAAAGATTCAATGATAGATAAAATCATCTTGCAAGGTTGATTTTATCTAAAAACACCTTTTATTTTTTGCCAAATTTTCCAAAGTTCATAAGGAATTTTTGTTTGGATAAAAGGTTTGATTACAGGTAATTTTTCCTTTAATTTCAAAGGATCTTTTTTAAATTTTTTAATCATCAAAGCCTTTTTTACATAAAAAGGTAAAAATGTCTCTTTTATAGCCAATGTATTTTCACTTTTTTGATCTTTAAAAAATTCTATTAATTCTAAAGCTGTTATCATCCTACTTGCTGCTTTTAAATAATTTTTTGCTTCTTTAGCGTTTTCTCCAAAAGCTTCATATAGATCTTTAAAATACTCTGACACATTTGCCTTTGTAACTTTTTTATCATGATTTGATATACTATTTGCTCTCAAACGACACAAATACAATCTTTTTGGCAAAATATAAATATTATTAGCACTAGCAAACAAAACCATACCAAAATGTATATCTTCATTGATAATTTTATTGATAAATTTAAGTTTTAATTGTTTTAAAAATAAAAAATCTATCATACCACCCCAACTAAATGAAATATCCCTAGAACCTACTTTTATAGCCTGTTTAGCATAATCTCTTGGAGTGATAGTGCATTCTTGAGTAAAATTAAATACACTCATCCTTGTTTTTTGACCCTTATCTTCTATACCATCATCATAAATACAAGCATGGTCAAACCACAATACATCTACATTTTGCATTCTTACAACGCACTCTTCTATGCAGTTTAACCCCCAATAATTATCAGAATCTAAAAAGATAATATAATCAATCTTTGGAATTTCTAGTTTATCATTCACTAAAGCATTTTTATGCTTATAAATTTTATAAATATTTTGCGGATTGTTACCAATAACTTTAAAAATGCTTAATTCATTTTCTTTTTCAATACATTGTGTTTCATATTCACCATAAAAAAATTCTATACCTGTATTTCTAGCACTGCTTAAACCGCCATTTTTTTTATCAAAAAGAGTTATTCTTTTATCTTTTAAAGTGTATTCTTTTGCTATGTTAAATGAGTTTTCATCTGTGCTACCATCATTTACTAGTATGATTTCTAAGTTAGTATAAGTTTGATTGATTACACTATCTAAACATTCTTTTAGATATTTTTCTACATTGTATATGGGGATTACTACGCCTACTTTTTTCATGCTTTATCTCCAAGTTGTTTTTTCATTTTTTATAGTTTCAAGATAAATTTGATGATTGATTTCAAGCATATTTTTGCTATTTTCTTCATGGTAGATATGATAAGCTAGGGCATTAAATTTAAGCCTTTTAAATACTCCATTATTAAATAAAAATCTAGCTACAAACTCACTATCTTCCCTACCCCAGCCTATAAATTTTTCATTAAAACCCTCAATGGCTTCAAAATCGCTTTTATAAAAACTCATATTGCAAGTTTTACTACCTTTAACAAGCTGTGATTTTTTAAAAAATTTCTTAGTTAGCTTTGAAAATTTATATACACATTTAGCTAAAAAAACATTTCTTTGGTTTTTAAAAC is a genomic window containing:
- a CDS encoding capsular polysaccharide synthesis protein — encoded protein: MQIHHNHLLYNNLTKKLSSFIPIKSTRRKLRNHIQYKLEHPKVANYLSNNYINPFIKGEIPQFSFEKKYHFKNDKIIWQFWYQGKNQTSLAIQKCFKSIQKHMGNEYTIIILDKDTIKNYLDFPSFIIEKLENNFFGEKTITFFSDLLRVSLLATYGGIWCDANIFLSDKIPQELCKKDFFAFERSKMKPSKERLNKLAKSGYFSYGYFNWNDDFKVKVLSSFLIAKTNNNFIKALQDILIFYWKNESSNINHYYFALHVIFELLKEHGFANDTYKNMSDIECHLLQFSAKEKFNPTLWEEIQKQSFLHKLTHFKSIKKDSMIDKIILQG